ATGGAGGCCCAGAAAATACCGTTTTCTACCATAGACTGGGCTAAGGTTGCCGTGGACACCCCGTAACGAGTTACTTTGCTTTGAATCCGCTTTACCTCTTCTTGATATTTCTTCACATCGGCTATAGTTAAGTCTTGGGGCGGCTTGTTGGCTACGGCGGCAAATTGTGCCACTAAAGTTTGTAGTCCCGAATTGGAGCGAGTGGGTGCTGTTTGGGCAAAATAGATGGGGATGGGTGGGGCTTGTTTCTCCATTTGCTGATAGTTCTCATAACTTGCTAGTGCTACAAATATGTTAGGCTGTTTTTCCCAAAGGGGCGCCAATTCTTTGGTAGTCATGAAGACCATGGGGCTGTAGGCTATTAGGGGGGAATCGGCAATAGGGGGGATATAGTTTTTGCCGGGGAAGATTTTGTTTATCTGGTATATCAGCTGACTGTAGTAGATTTCACCGTCTACAGAGATTATACTGGGAAATTGAGGGGACTGTGGGGAAATAGTGCCATCAGCCAGTTTTTTACTTAGGTTTATTACTTCGTTTACAACATCTCCACTCCCACGCACATCGCAGGTTAAATAGAAACGTTGACCGTTGTCCAGTTTTGGTTTGCTAGAATTAAGTTTTTCGGCTATTCGTCTACAGAATTCTCCCAAATCACTGCCTGCCAGGAATTTTATTTCTATTCCATGATTTCCAGTTTGTCCAATTCCTAACCCAAGGCACCCCGTGAGTAGAAGTAAAGAGGAAACTGCGGCAATAATTGGTCTTTTTCTTTTTCCTCTCCAGTATTGCATATGGACATTTAGGCCACCACTCTTAACATTATCCTAGCATTTCCTTTAGCTTCCTTTGGTTAACAATTGGTTAAACTCTAAGCGGGTTTTATCCCCGGGTACCTAGTTTTATTAATATTAGTTTTATTGTATTATTTCGGCTATTTTTTTGGGGGTTATCAGATTTTAGGCTA
This is a stretch of genomic DNA from Geminocystis sp. M7585_C2015_104. It encodes these proteins:
- a CDS encoding Mg-chelatase subunit ChlD, producing the protein MQYWRGKRKRPIIAAVSSLLLLTGCLGLGIGQTGNHGIEIKFLAGSDLGEFCRRIAEKLNSSKPKLDNGQRFYLTCDVRGSGDVVNEVINLSKKLADGTISPQSPQFPSIISVDGEIYYSQLIYQINKIFPGKNYIPPIADSPLIAYSPMVFMTTKELAPLWEKQPNIFVALASYENYQQMEKQAPPIPIYFAQTAPTRSNSGLQTLVAQFAAVANKPPQDLTIADVKKYQEEVKRIQSKVTRYGVSTATLAQSMVENGIFWAS